The Candidatus Koribacter versatilis Ellin345 genome has a segment encoding these proteins:
- a CDS encoding serpin family protein translates to MTTYRFAGFALSLIVATFASAQGKPGEGLPTLIRSNEQLGTRLLNSMHMASPDQNVAIAPPPITLMFALFRADAREETDKILGWDSALDLRYSSRMFIGALDSGPSDPPKPEKLLGNQSLMPAGEDSIWMANAIVYRTPKVKEVFAPYFVRNSQRFYHLDFVNIGDRKPQSEDLRQATRGLALATLPAFDIGNDFAYVGSLHLSCSWQGNLFVLNPEIDGDFAVRSGGTKPVHMMDGEKDFFDHAQTDEFEAITLPCSIGSMTVVMPAQEKSIEDLSQKIVSNPSLVSAALHREFGAVVMPSFDFAFHSELRPVLERYGFKSLFGVMRQIILVPESHLTEVNQSGRIRADRAGVYAEASTLGGGILGGIMGGPTPFHMVVNRPFLFFVHDDAANILLFAGVVMDPTQN, encoded by the coding sequence ATGACGACGTATAGATTCGCAGGCTTCGCTCTCTCACTCATCGTCGCCACATTTGCGAGTGCGCAAGGTAAACCCGGCGAGGGCTTGCCGACGCTCATTCGCAGCAACGAGCAACTCGGCACCAGGCTGTTGAACTCCATGCATATGGCCTCGCCTGACCAGAACGTTGCGATCGCTCCTCCACCCATAACGCTGATGTTCGCTCTGTTCCGAGCGGACGCGCGCGAAGAGACCGACAAAATCCTCGGATGGGATTCAGCGCTCGATCTTCGCTATTCGTCCCGAATGTTTATTGGTGCATTGGATTCAGGCCCCTCCGATCCGCCGAAACCAGAAAAACTTCTTGGTAATCAATCCCTGATGCCCGCGGGCGAAGATTCTATTTGGATGGCGAATGCGATTGTGTATCGCACTCCCAAGGTGAAGGAGGTATTTGCGCCGTACTTCGTAAGAAACTCGCAACGCTTCTATCACTTAGATTTTGTGAATATAGGCGATCGCAAACCCCAGTCGGAAGATTTGCGCCAGGCCACCCGCGGACTTGCCCTTGCAACGCTTCCGGCGTTCGACATCGGGAATGACTTCGCCTACGTAGGTTCCCTTCACCTTAGTTGTTCATGGCAGGGCAATCTCTTCGTTCTTAACCCTGAGATCGACGGTGACTTCGCGGTCCGTTCGGGAGGCACGAAGCCTGTCCACATGATGGATGGCGAAAAGGACTTCTTCGATCACGCGCAAACCGACGAGTTCGAGGCGATCACTTTGCCGTGTAGCATCGGCTCTATGACCGTAGTCATGCCTGCGCAAGAGAAGTCCATCGAGGATCTCTCGCAAAAGATAGTCTCCAACCCGTCGCTTGTATCTGCAGCACTGCATCGCGAATTCGGCGCTGTCGTCATGCCTTCCTTTGACTTCGCATTTCATTCCGAATTGCGGCCGGTTTTGGAACGATATGGCTTCAAGTCGCTCTTCGGTGTAATGCGACAGATTATTCTGGTGCCGGAATCGCATCTGACCGAAGTGAATCAGAGCGGCCGAATCAGGGCGGATCGCGCGGGAGTCTACGCCGAAGCCAGCACTCTCGGCGGTGGAATTCTCGGCGGAATCATGGGCGGCCCGACGCCGTTCCACATGGTGGTAAATCGTCCGTTCCTGTTCTTCGTTCACGACGACGCAGCCAATATTTTGCTCTTCGCTGGCGTAGTCATGGATCCTACCCAAAACTGA
- the mutY gene encoding A/G-specific adenine glycosylase, with amino-acid sequence MSTSATAADSDASDLQKSLLSWYRHSRRNLPWRRTRDPYAIWISEIMLQQTRVAAVLDKYAQFLAQFPNVKALADASLDEVLTVWSGLGYYRRARALHQAAQMVVHHLHGKFPDTAAGWRQLPGIGRYTSAAIASIAFNEPAAVVDGNVERVLERLDGERHEGERLWERAEQLLAKRAPGDWNQAMMELGATICLPQNPQCLVCPVNGPCKTRGPLQSRPQPKRKRAELWYALYARKNSVLLVQRPADHSLMAGMWELPAIRANGVEPLHKLRHSITDTDYAVFVVRGRTAKKHGKWVTHEEAHRMAITGLTRKILRKHFAREA; translated from the coding sequence ATGAGCACCTCCGCGACGGCCGCTGACTCCGACGCCTCGGACCTCCAGAAATCCCTGCTGTCCTGGTACCGGCACAGCCGCCGCAATCTGCCATGGCGACGCACTCGCGATCCGTACGCGATTTGGATCTCGGAGATCATGCTCCAGCAGACCCGGGTGGCCGCCGTCCTCGACAAGTACGCCCAATTTCTCGCGCAATTTCCGAACGTAAAGGCATTGGCCGACGCCTCGCTCGACGAGGTTCTGACCGTTTGGAGCGGCCTTGGCTACTACCGGCGCGCGCGAGCCTTGCACCAGGCAGCGCAGATGGTGGTCCATCATCTGCACGGCAAATTTCCGGATACTGCGGCAGGCTGGCGGCAACTGCCCGGGATTGGTCGCTACACCAGCGCGGCGATCGCCAGTATCGCGTTTAACGAGCCGGCGGCAGTGGTGGATGGCAACGTGGAGCGCGTCCTTGAGCGTCTGGATGGAGAGCGCCACGAGGGCGAGAGGCTTTGGGAGCGCGCGGAACAATTGCTTGCCAAGCGTGCACCCGGCGATTGGAACCAGGCGATGATGGAACTCGGCGCCACGATCTGTTTGCCGCAGAATCCGCAATGCCTGGTTTGTCCGGTGAACGGGCCGTGCAAAACCCGGGGGCCACTCCAGTCTCGACCGCAACCGAAGCGCAAGCGCGCCGAGCTTTGGTACGCTCTGTATGCGCGGAAGAACAGCGTGCTGCTGGTGCAGCGTCCAGCGGACCACTCGTTGATGGCCGGTATGTGGGAGCTTCCTGCGATCCGCGCAAATGGCGTGGAGCCGCTTCACAAACTGCGCCACTCGATCACGGACACTGATTACGCGGTCTTCGTGGTCCGCGGCCGTACGGCGAAGAAACACGGCAAGTGGGTTACGCACGAAGAGGCGCACCGGATGGCGATCACCGGATTGACGCGCAAGATTTTGCGGAAACACTTCGCACGGGAGGCGTGA
- a CDS encoding alpha/beta hydrolase family protein — MLPRRALLIALLLVAALSFAKEKKKEEPLLRKVGVTLRDFYPPEGYNWRGSDSHSLSVIVWYPAEASAEEKEQYLGDPPMIYAGKAAKDAIFAPSFNTYPLVALSHGTGGSAIQMAWLGTYLAARGYIAVAVNHPGNNAATGYTPQGFAEGWERAKDISTVIDGMLRDQRFGTKIDPDRIGAAGFSYGGFTMMELAGATADFKGLLAWCQAPENHNACSPPEMPDLIDKFTKMQNQPEIKAALDHAGDSYRDPRIRAVFAIAPAIARAFSKDSLAQINIPVAIVAGEADDQAPVESNTKIFAAGIKGAQLTILPNGVGHYTFLDVGTDLAKKKLPQLFVDNPAVDRQAVHEQVATMAADFFDKELTPVKHKKK, encoded by the coding sequence TTGCTTCCACGCCGCGCGCTGCTCATCGCTCTTCTCCTCGTCGCTGCGCTCTCTTTCGCAAAAGAAAAAAAGAAAGAGGAACCGCTCCTACGCAAAGTGGGCGTGACGCTCCGCGACTTCTATCCGCCGGAAGGCTACAACTGGCGCGGCTCCGACTCGCATTCGCTCTCCGTTATCGTTTGGTATCCGGCGGAAGCCAGCGCCGAAGAAAAAGAACAGTACCTCGGCGATCCGCCGATGATTTACGCCGGCAAGGCCGCCAAGGACGCGATCTTCGCGCCGAGCTTCAACACCTATCCGCTGGTCGCGCTTTCGCATGGCACCGGCGGCAGCGCTATCCAGATGGCGTGGCTCGGCACTTATCTCGCGGCGCGTGGCTACATCGCCGTCGCCGTGAATCATCCCGGGAACAACGCTGCGACGGGCTACACGCCACAAGGTTTCGCCGAAGGTTGGGAGCGTGCGAAAGACATATCGACAGTCATCGATGGCATGCTGCGCGATCAGCGCTTCGGGACGAAGATCGATCCCGATCGCATCGGCGCCGCCGGCTTCTCGTATGGCGGCTTCACCATGATGGAACTCGCTGGCGCGACTGCCGACTTCAAAGGCCTGCTCGCGTGGTGCCAGGCGCCTGAGAACCACAACGCGTGCAGTCCTCCGGAAATGCCCGACCTGATCGATAAGTTCACCAAGATGCAGAACCAGCCGGAAATCAAAGCAGCGCTCGATCACGCCGGCGACTCCTATCGGGATCCTCGTATCCGCGCCGTCTTCGCCATCGCTCCCGCCATCGCCCGCGCTTTCTCCAAAGACAGTCTCGCGCAGATCAACATCCCGGTTGCCATCGTCGCCGGCGAGGCTGACGATCAGGCTCCCGTCGAGAGCAACACGAAAATCTTCGCCGCAGGAATTAAAGGCGCGCAGCTCACGATTCTTCCCAACGGCGTGGGCCACTACACGTTCCTCGACGTCGGCACTGACCTCGCCAAGAAAAAGCTGCCACAGCTCTTCGTGGATAATCCAGCCGTCGATCGCCAAGCTGTTCACGAACAAGTCGCTACCATGGCTGCGGACTTCTTCGACAAAGAGCTCACACCGGTGAAGCACAAGAAGAAGTAG
- a CDS encoding substrate-binding domain-containing protein — protein MHRLRHFALLAIFALASSLYVAAKDLAVVVNKANDTKALTTADLAKVLKNVTKKWPNGQDIIIVMKDPNAPAMRVVLQKLFGMTAEQVKSLVSSANQGRPNPAFVIADSDDVALKMIASNAGAVGMVDVYAINSSVNVVKVDGKMPLEPGYLLHGVW, from the coding sequence ATGCATCGACTAAGGCACTTCGCATTGCTGGCGATCTTCGCGCTCGCTTCGTCCCTCTACGTTGCGGCGAAGGACCTTGCCGTGGTCGTAAACAAGGCCAACGACACCAAGGCACTTACCACTGCGGATCTTGCGAAGGTGCTGAAGAACGTCACGAAGAAGTGGCCGAACGGTCAGGACATCATCATCGTGATGAAGGATCCCAACGCGCCCGCGATGCGTGTGGTACTTCAAAAGCTCTTCGGTATGACTGCGGAACAAGTGAAGTCCCTCGTCAGTTCCGCGAACCAGGGGCGTCCGAATCCAGCCTTCGTCATCGCTGACTCGGATGACGTCGCGTTGAAGATGATTGCCAGCAACGCCGGCGCTGTAGGCATGGTGGATGTTTACGCCATCAACAGCTCGGTCAACGTCGTAAAGGTTGACGGCAAAATGCCGCTCGAACCTGGCTATCTTCTGCACGGCGTCTGGTAA
- a CDS encoding thioredoxin domain-containing protein: MRKTLALVLSLIGLFDSAYLWWVYTSPTHPLVCLGSGCDDVRASRFAFWGGIPTPAFGAVLYATLVILIVAESFAGESTSKLLKRIAFYLSAAGLIVSLYLTSLEAFQIHAWCAWCVAQQIAIALIFILLGVELGKPESDTPKRAQRNVAVLIICVVLAIPAFAWLSNHSAAEVKKQLDANSTEGPADLTRLIRPDSHTAGPADAPITIVEFGDFQCPSCIIAEATNRQIRRNYPKQVRFVFRQFPLAKFHVFAERAAEAAECADDQGKFWQMHDRMYEADGELAPVQLKYYAQDIGLDSAKFNACLESGEKEARVKADMEDGKAVGVGATPTFWVNQVKHVGGLKLQDIAVAAAAPAQSSEAAPSAPPGPAKPVPAALAATVTFDKNSSKAKKEAAPVENKPATNSTAPPTATASLIPGAAPAANPLAVGQSDSGDCDVNAPKGPGKNEIPTNAAQDLHKKGALFVDIRSPKDFAKSHISGAVNLPLNKLSDGAGTLPKDKPVVVYESGLAAGDVCAASRAAAGLLASRGFKEVKVYHDGFAGWQKAGGSVQ, translated from the coding sequence ATGCGCAAGACCCTGGCTCTCGTCCTCAGCCTGATCGGCCTTTTCGATTCCGCCTACCTCTGGTGGGTCTACACCTCGCCGACGCACCCGCTCGTCTGCCTCGGCTCCGGTTGCGACGACGTTCGCGCCAGCCGCTTTGCGTTCTGGGGCGGCATCCCTACGCCCGCTTTTGGCGCGGTGCTCTACGCAACGCTCGTCATCCTTATTGTTGCCGAGTCTTTCGCCGGTGAGAGCACGAGCAAGCTGCTGAAGAGAATTGCGTTTTATCTTTCGGCTGCGGGACTGATCGTTTCGCTCTATCTCACCAGCCTCGAGGCTTTCCAGATCCACGCCTGGTGCGCGTGGTGCGTGGCACAGCAGATCGCCATCGCGCTGATCTTCATTCTGCTCGGCGTCGAGCTCGGCAAGCCGGAGAGCGATACGCCGAAGCGGGCGCAGCGCAATGTCGCGGTGCTGATCATCTGCGTGGTGCTTGCGATCCCCGCCTTTGCGTGGCTGTCGAATCACTCTGCTGCCGAAGTAAAGAAGCAACTCGACGCGAATAGTACGGAAGGTCCAGCCGATCTCACGCGACTGATTCGTCCAGATAGCCACACTGCTGGCCCGGCGGATGCCCCCATCACGATCGTCGAATTCGGCGATTTCCAGTGTCCGTCATGCATCATCGCCGAGGCGACCAACCGCCAGATCCGACGCAATTATCCGAAGCAAGTGCGCTTCGTCTTCCGGCAATTTCCGCTCGCGAAGTTCCACGTCTTTGCCGAGCGCGCCGCTGAAGCCGCCGAGTGCGCCGACGACCAAGGCAAGTTCTGGCAGATGCACGACCGCATGTACGAAGCCGACGGCGAACTCGCGCCGGTGCAGTTGAAGTACTACGCGCAGGACATCGGCCTCGATTCGGCGAAGTTCAACGCATGTCTCGAAAGTGGCGAAAAAGAAGCGCGGGTTAAGGCAGACATGGAAGATGGCAAGGCCGTAGGCGTGGGGGCCACGCCGACCTTCTGGGTGAACCAGGTGAAACACGTCGGCGGATTGAAGTTGCAGGATATCGCGGTCGCTGCCGCTGCGCCCGCACAATCGAGTGAAGCTGCTCCATCCGCGCCACCAGGTCCGGCGAAGCCAGTTCCAGCCGCGCTCGCCGCGACCGTCACTTTCGATAAGAACTCGTCGAAAGCCAAGAAAGAAGCTGCACCGGTTGAAAACAAGCCCGCGACGAATTCAACTGCTCCTCCTACAGCAACCGCGTCTCTTATCCCGGGTGCGGCTCCGGCTGCCAATCCGCTCGCGGTCGGCCAGTCTGATTCAGGGGACTGCGATGTGAACGCGCCCAAGGGTCCGGGAAAGAATGAAATCCCCACCAATGCCGCGCAGGACCTGCATAAGAAGGGCGCGCTTTTCGTGGATATTCGTTCGCCGAAAGACTTCGCCAAGTCGCATATCTCTGGGGCCGTGAATCTCCCGCTGAATAAGCTCAGTGACGGCGCCGGAACGCTGCCGAAAGACAAGCCAGTCGTGGTGTATGAAAGCGGTCTGGCTGCCGGTGATGTGTGCGCCGCCAGCCGTGCCGCTGCCGGGCTCCTAGCCAGCCGCGGCTTCAAAGAAGTGAAGGTCTATCACGACGGTTTCGCCGGTTGGCAAAAAGCCGGCGGGTCCGTCCAGTAG
- the tes gene encoding tetraether lipid synthase Tes — MSTSAFSPTKRPKFKILQPEFTLTGQRITPLAKGLPKETESLCPECRQVIRARIFEENGKVIMAKTCADHGDFRDIVFSDVALYQKMDEWNFGDGGGNSNPNNEQGVTCPTDCGLCTLHTSHTALANLDLTNRCNLTCPVCFANANTSGYVYEPNFEQVVKMMETLRNERPVDARCIQFSGGEPTVYPRFLDVLRKAKEMGFTHIQAATNGIELSDLDFARECKEAGLATLYLQFDGVTDDIYRRVRGVNLLDVKMKTIDNCRKTGMKIVFVPTIVKGLNDHQIGDIVRVAIENIDCVSGISFQPVAFTGRINRRSLEEKRFTLADLAQAVSDQTGITRAQEDFFPLACVTPFSKLTAALRGVGVPTISSHPHCSLGTYFFVDEETKQAVPITQFVDVGAMLQDMDELSRKTRKSIFKFYTKLGVWNSLKKHFHKDRAPRGLSFTKFLQTLQGLTDKKLGRDGKDGTFTYRTLLVAGMHFQDLYNYDIERVKRCVIHYSAPNGQLYPFCTYNSGPEFREKIEREFAVPVDTLEPMRSKVDVRQNHPKQAEVVSTEDLVTIG; from the coding sequence GTGAGCACATCTGCGTTCTCTCCCACCAAGCGCCCGAAGTTCAAAATTCTCCAACCGGAATTCACCCTGACCGGTCAGCGCATTACGCCATTGGCCAAGGGCTTGCCGAAGGAGACAGAGTCGCTTTGTCCCGAGTGCCGCCAGGTGATTCGCGCGCGAATCTTTGAAGAGAACGGCAAGGTCATTATGGCCAAGACCTGTGCCGACCACGGCGACTTCCGCGACATTGTATTCAGTGACGTGGCCCTCTACCAGAAGATGGACGAGTGGAACTTCGGCGACGGCGGCGGCAACTCAAACCCGAACAACGAGCAGGGCGTAACCTGTCCAACCGACTGCGGCCTCTGCACGCTGCACACCTCGCACACGGCGCTTGCCAATCTCGACCTGACCAATCGCTGCAATCTCACGTGTCCGGTCTGCTTCGCCAATGCGAACACCAGCGGTTACGTGTACGAGCCGAACTTCGAGCAAGTCGTGAAGATGATGGAGACGCTACGCAACGAGCGCCCCGTGGACGCCCGCTGCATCCAGTTCTCCGGCGGAGAGCCTACCGTCTATCCGCGTTTCCTCGACGTTCTTCGCAAAGCCAAGGAGATGGGCTTCACCCACATTCAGGCGGCGACCAACGGCATCGAGCTGTCAGATCTCGACTTCGCGCGCGAGTGCAAAGAAGCCGGCCTCGCCACGCTCTACCTCCAGTTCGATGGCGTTACCGACGACATCTATCGCCGTGTGCGTGGCGTGAATCTGCTCGACGTCAAGATGAAGACCATCGACAACTGCCGCAAAACCGGCATGAAGATTGTCTTCGTCCCTACGATCGTTAAGGGCCTCAACGATCACCAGATCGGCGACATCGTTCGCGTGGCGATCGAAAACATTGATTGCGTCAGCGGCATCAGCTTCCAACCGGTCGCCTTCACCGGCCGTATCAATCGTCGCTCGCTCGAAGAGAAACGCTTCACTCTCGCCGACCTCGCTCAGGCTGTCAGTGACCAGACCGGCATCACCCGCGCGCAGGAAGATTTCTTCCCGCTCGCTTGCGTTACACCGTTTTCGAAGCTCACGGCGGCGTTGCGCGGTGTCGGGGTGCCTACGATCTCGTCGCATCCGCACTGCTCGCTCGGCACCTATTTCTTCGTCGACGAAGAAACCAAACAAGCCGTGCCCATCACGCAGTTCGTGGACGTCGGCGCCATGCTTCAGGACATGGACGAGCTCTCGCGTAAAACCCGCAAGTCAATTTTCAAGTTCTATACCAAGCTCGGCGTGTGGAACTCGCTGAAGAAGCACTTCCACAAAGACCGCGCGCCGCGAGGACTCAGCTTCACCAAGTTCCTGCAAACGCTGCAAGGCCTCACCGACAAGAAGCTCGGTCGCGATGGCAAAGACGGCACCTTTACGTATCGCACGCTGCTCGTCGCCGGGATGCATTTCCAGGACCTCTACAACTACGACATCGAGCGCGTGAAGCGCTGCGTCATTCATTACTCCGCGCCCAACGGACAGCTCTATCCGTTCTGCACCTACAACTCCGGCCCCGAGTTCCGCGAGAAGATCGAGCGCGAATTCGCCGTCCCGGTAGACACGCTCGAGCCAATGCGCAGCAAAGTGGATGTCCGGCAGAACCACCCGAAGCAGGCCGAAGTCGTCAGCACCGAAGATCTGGTGACGATCGGCTAA
- a CDS encoding peroxiredoxin family protein, with protein sequence MATLEAGVKAPDFTLPTMTGETFSLSKALEKGPVLLAFFKISCPVCQFAMPYIERMYQASKGKPVTVIAVSQDDQRATLAFLKEYRITMPVALDDTKSYPASNAYGLTTVPTFFLINPEGDIGIASGGWFREEQEQFYRALAGGGEYFQANERIPDLKYG encoded by the coding sequence ATGGCGACACTCGAAGCCGGCGTGAAGGCCCCCGATTTCACACTGCCCACTATGACCGGCGAAACTTTTTCGCTCAGCAAAGCGCTGGAAAAAGGGCCGGTACTGCTGGCGTTCTTCAAGATCAGCTGCCCAGTGTGCCAGTTCGCGATGCCGTACATCGAGCGCATGTACCAGGCTTCAAAGGGCAAGCCGGTGACCGTGATCGCGGTCTCGCAGGACGATCAGCGCGCGACGCTGGCATTCCTGAAGGAATATCGGATTACGATGCCGGTTGCACTCGATGACACGAAGAGCTATCCGGCCTCGAATGCGTATGGGCTGACCACGGTGCCGACGTTTTTCCTGATCAATCCCGAAGGCGACATTGGCATCGCTTCAGGCGGGTGGTTCCGCGAAGAGCAGGAGCAGTTCTATCGCGCGCTTGCCGGCGGCGGCGAGTACTTCCAAGCCAACGAGCGCATCCCCGATCTGAAATACGGCTGA
- a CDS encoding M28 family metallopeptidase, translating to MRNAVLLLIAMSAMSCAIAQGSPEKPKSGAKQSAASVPASAQSAINNVNPEIIRAHVRFLSLDLLEGRGTGQRGGDIAAEYIGTQFASYGLKPIGDNGSYLQKVEMLGIKTKPESSYAVTTEKGQKLDLKPGQDIVSMDETGNASDEIDAPIVWVGFGITAPEYRWDDYSGLDVKGKVLLMLVNEPPSTDPNFFKAKALTYYGRWTYKYEQAARMGAVGVILVHQTEMASYGWDVVHNSWGGERSYLRANNEPQLKAASWIQYNVAKQIFADSDIDIAKAISEAGRPGFKGRELNAHFKAHVESAVRPFNSYNVVAELQGSDSKLTDQAIMYSAHYDHLGIDPNQSGDNIYNGAADNATGCGILLEIARVMSASPVKPKRSVIFASVTAEEQGLRGSEYLGKNPPIPARNISLDLNFDDVPPIGMPEEVQVSGAERTTFYPVVEQTAKEFKLTIVPDSRPEAGHYYRSDHFSLARVGVPAFSVNEGEKFAGHDKDWGEKQAQDYNKNRYHQVTDEYKPEMDFSGDALMAKFGVALGWKAANQPNKVGWRAGDEFEKARKASEQ from the coding sequence ATGCGAAATGCCGTGTTGTTGCTCATTGCGATGAGCGCAATGTCGTGCGCCATTGCACAAGGATCGCCGGAGAAGCCGAAATCCGGAGCCAAGCAATCTGCCGCAAGCGTGCCCGCATCGGCGCAGTCCGCGATCAACAATGTCAACCCGGAGATCATCCGCGCGCACGTGCGTTTCCTCTCACTGGATCTGCTTGAGGGTCGCGGAACAGGACAGCGTGGTGGCGACATTGCCGCCGAATATATCGGCACGCAGTTTGCTAGTTACGGACTGAAGCCGATAGGCGATAACGGCAGCTATCTCCAGAAGGTCGAAATGCTTGGTATCAAGACCAAGCCGGAGTCGAGCTACGCGGTCACGACGGAGAAGGGACAGAAGCTGGATCTGAAGCCGGGACAGGACATCGTTTCGATGGACGAAACCGGCAATGCCTCCGATGAGATCGACGCACCTATCGTTTGGGTCGGGTTCGGCATCACTGCGCCCGAGTACAGGTGGGACGATTACAGCGGCCTCGACGTGAAGGGCAAAGTGCTGCTGATGCTGGTGAACGAGCCACCTTCTACGGACCCGAACTTCTTCAAGGCCAAGGCACTCACGTATTACGGACGCTGGACATACAAGTACGAGCAGGCCGCTCGCATGGGCGCAGTCGGCGTGATCCTCGTGCACCAGACCGAAATGGCGAGCTACGGATGGGACGTGGTCCACAACTCGTGGGGAGGCGAACGTTCCTACCTGCGCGCGAACAACGAGCCGCAGCTGAAGGCGGCGTCATGGATTCAGTACAACGTGGCGAAACAGATCTTTGCCGACTCCGATATCGACATCGCAAAGGCAATCAGTGAGGCGGGACGGCCGGGCTTCAAGGGACGCGAGTTGAACGCGCATTTCAAGGCACACGTGGAGAGCGCGGTGCGTCCGTTCAACTCCTACAACGTCGTCGCGGAGTTGCAGGGATCGGATTCGAAGCTGACGGACCAGGCAATTATGTATTCCGCGCACTACGATCACCTTGGTATTGATCCGAACCAGTCGGGTGACAACATCTACAACGGGGCGGCCGATAATGCGACGGGTTGCGGCATTCTGTTGGAGATCGCCCGCGTGATGTCAGCATCGCCGGTGAAGCCGAAGCGATCCGTAATCTTCGCGTCGGTAACCGCGGAAGAACAGGGTCTGCGCGGATCGGAGTATCTCGGGAAGAACCCGCCGATCCCCGCACGCAATATCAGTCTCGACTTGAACTTCGACGATGTCCCGCCGATCGGCATGCCGGAGGAAGTGCAGGTGAGTGGCGCGGAACGCACGACGTTCTACCCAGTCGTGGAGCAGACCGCAAAGGAGTTCAAGCTCACGATTGTTCCAGATTCGCGGCCCGAAGCTGGCCACTACTATCGCTCCGATCATTTCAGCCTGGCGCGCGTTGGAGTGCCGGCCTTCTCGGTGAATGAAGGCGAGAAGTTCGCCGGCCACGACAAAGACTGGGGTGAGAAGCAGGCGCAGGACTACAACAAGAACCGTTATCACCAGGTCACAGACGAGTACAAGCCAGAAATGGACTTCTCAGGCGACGCGCTGATGGCGAAGTTCGGTGTAGCGCTGGGCTGGAAGGCAGCAAACCAGCCGAACAAGGTGGGGTGGCGTGCGGGAGACGAGTTCGAAAAGGCCCGCAAAGCCAGCGAACAGTAA
- a CDS encoding DUF4440 domain-containing protein, which yields MRKLLCAVIVLLLTSACTIAPEKPKPGWEMATSGEQYERLFWDSVKAKNWRDVEAHLSGTIVAQNPAAVANRQQTIEHLRKFDLTDYSIGEIQTETAGADIIVSYMFTGKGTIDGQPLPDKPLRMMSVWQQAKKGMIMAAHTTMPTS from the coding sequence ATGCGAAAGCTGCTCTGCGCCGTCATCGTTCTGTTGCTCACCTCCGCCTGCACCATCGCCCCTGAGAAACCGAAGCCGGGCTGGGAGATGGCCACCAGCGGCGAACAATACGAACGCTTGTTCTGGGATTCGGTGAAGGCCAAGAACTGGCGCGACGTCGAAGCGCACCTCTCGGGAACGATCGTTGCGCAAAATCCTGCTGCCGTTGCTAACCGGCAGCAGACCATAGAGCATTTGCGGAAGTTCGATCTCACCGATTATTCGATCGGCGAGATCCAGACCGAAACCGCTGGCGCCGACATCATCGTGAGCTACATGTTTACCGGCAAAGGCACCATCGACGGTCAACCTCTCCCCGACAAACCGCTGCGCATGATGTCCGTGTGGCAGCAGGCCAAGAAGGGCATGATTATGGCCGCACACACCACCATGCCGACCTCTTAA